From the genome of Gracilibacillus salitolerans, one region includes:
- a CDS encoding helix-turn-helix transcriptional regulator: protein MRVHRLISILLLVESRGSIKANELASNLEVSVRTIYRDIDTLCEAGVPLVTTTGPKGGVKLMDGYSTGIKNLHEEDFINLYLSGIGIQPVKESDMSIKLNNTLLKLQKNVPVELGDNFDTIRNRFHFDESPWWGSSIQLAHIDTLLLSVFKSKILTITYKKVSGASSIRRIHPYGIVVKRMDWYLVAYCDNSKGIKTFKCERIVKVDSSNENFYMSDRFSLIDYWDQSKQDFFHKCAENEQYPVQIKIQKKYAQLLSEFEVISMVEEETELTITINLYSYNHALSVILEKVAYVEVIQPSELRVSIEHTLKDVLQKYKRFHLEF from the coding sequence ATGAGGGTTCATCGCTTAATTTCAATTCTCTTATTGGTTGAATCAAGGGGATCTATTAAAGCTAACGAATTGGCATCAAATCTAGAAGTTTCTGTACGAACCATTTATAGAGATATTGACACATTATGTGAAGCGGGTGTTCCGTTAGTAACAACTACAGGACCTAAAGGAGGAGTAAAACTTATGGATGGATATTCAACAGGAATCAAAAACCTTCATGAAGAGGATTTTATAAACCTGTATCTCAGCGGAATTGGAATACAACCTGTAAAAGAAAGTGACATGTCCATTAAACTAAATAATACTCTATTAAAATTGCAGAAAAATGTACCTGTAGAACTAGGTGATAATTTCGATACAATAAGAAACAGATTTCATTTTGATGAAAGCCCGTGGTGGGGGAGTAGTATCCAACTTGCACATATTGATACACTCTTGTTGTCAGTATTTAAATCGAAAATTCTCACTATCACTTATAAAAAGGTCAGTGGAGCATCTTCTATAAGACGGATACATCCATATGGAATAGTAGTCAAGCGAATGGATTGGTATTTAGTAGCTTATTGTGATAACAGTAAAGGGATTAAAACCTTTAAGTGCGAACGTATTGTAAAGGTGGACAGTTCAAATGAGAACTTTTATATGTCTGATAGATTCTCACTTATAGATTATTGGGATCAGAGTAAACAGGATTTTTTTCATAAATGTGCAGAAAATGAACAATATCCTGTACAAATAAAAATTCAAAAAAAATATGCACAACTATTATCAGAATTTGAAGTGATCAGCATGGTCGAAGAAGAAACAGAATTAACTATAACCATCAATTTATATAGTTATAACCATGCGTTGAGTGTGATTTTAGAAAAGGTTGCATATGTTGAAGTCATTCAGCCTTCAGAATTAAGGGTATCCATTGAACATACTCTTAAAGATGTTTTGCAAAAATACAAGCGGTTTCATTTGGAGTTTTAA
- a CDS encoding GNAT family N-acetyltransferase, giving the protein MYMISIVPMKLQDAYKIRDIDRSETIELIYHCIDDELHERKILNECPNWDEEHYKEIISRYEYELRNGGTAYGAYDREKLVGFGVLAHKFRGKDNNQLQLDLMYVTREYRRQGVGSRIFEALSREATKRGAKQLYISATETESAVNFYSSRGSAITPDVDEELFQKEPKDIHMIKNLLD; this is encoded by the coding sequence ATGTATATGATTTCAATTGTTCCGATGAAACTTCAGGACGCTTATAAGATTCGTGATATTGACCGTTCAGAGACGATTGAACTGATTTATCATTGTATTGACGATGAACTTCATGAGAGAAAAATACTAAACGAATGCCCTAATTGGGATGAAGAGCATTACAAGGAGATAATTTCAAGGTATGAATATGAATTAAGAAACGGTGGTACAGCATACGGTGCATATGATAGAGAAAAATTAGTTGGATTCGGTGTTCTTGCACACAAATTCAGGGGCAAAGACAATAACCAACTCCAGCTAGACCTTATGTATGTAACAAGAGAATATCGAAGACAAGGAGTTGGTAGCCGAATTTTTGAAGCCTTAAGCAGAGAAGCAACTAAAAGAGGGGCTAAACAATTGTACATATCAGCTACGGAAACCGAATCGGCAGTTAATTTTTATTCAAGTCGTGGTTCAGCTATTACTCCTGATGTGGACGAAGAGCTTTTTCAAAAAGAGCCAAAAGATATTCATATGATAAAAAATTTATTAGATTAA
- a CDS encoding serine hydrolase domain-containing protein — protein MVKNPSTNQIGQCLINKKSERLHPLYTYVEDMKNQIKASASAVYVIQEDRVIGEWYSGFNPLTKQKIEEDSRFNIYSARKSYIGLAVAILLNDGKINSLDDEVLEYVEGIDENIYKGITLRHLVTHTHGLKFINDKLIRSASPGSEWIYNDAGLSLLYKIILSISHHTVNGILQDYVFNPLEFSETGWESTYKNNLVADVFELSEEPKIRLDNDTGFERNLYVSAREFAHWGYLHLNKGNLHGKQVLPRNLFEFTTSIQTPKDMFHTPQNGFFWFKNENAYLNSEIGEDLPAKSYQILGISGCACLVIPEYKVVAVRMYNKIGDPAEYDYLRDIKNFGNLVSSLCN, from the coding sequence ATGGTTAAAAATCCATCAACTAATCAAATTGGGCAGTGTTTAATAAATAAAAAATCAGAACGATTACATCCTTTATATACATATGTGGAAGATATGAAAAATCAAATCAAAGCATCTGCAAGTGCAGTATACGTAATACAAGAAGATAGAGTTATAGGTGAATGGTATTCTGGGTTTAATCCTTTAACAAAACAGAAAATTGAAGAAGACTCTCGTTTTAATATTTACTCTGCTCGTAAAAGCTATATAGGGTTGGCAGTTGCTATCCTTCTTAATGACGGGAAAATAAATAGTCTGGATGACGAAGTATTAGAGTATGTAGAAGGAATAGATGAGAATATTTACAAAGGTATCACATTGCGCCATCTTGTAACGCATACACATGGTTTAAAATTTATAAATGACAAGTTGATAAGGAGTGCTTCTCCAGGAAGTGAATGGATATACAATGATGCAGGACTGTCACTGTTATATAAAATTATTCTCAGTATTTCTCATCATACGGTGAATGGTATTCTTCAAGATTATGTATTTAATCCTTTAGAGTTTTCAGAAACTGGATGGGAATCAACATATAAAAATAATCTTGTTGCTGATGTCTTCGAATTATCAGAAGAACCAAAAATTCGATTAGATAATGATACTGGATTTGAAAGAAATTTGTATGTAAGTGCGAGAGAGTTTGCTCACTGGGGCTATTTACATTTGAACAAGGGTAATCTTCATGGTAAGCAAGTTTTGCCAAGAAATTTATTTGAATTCACCACTTCCATACAAACACCGAAAGATATGTTTCATACACCTCAAAACGGATTTTTTTGGTTTAAGAATGAAAATGCTTATCTAAATAGTGAAATAGGCGAGGATTTGCCAGCAAAATCTTATCAAATTTTAGGAATATCTGGTTGTGCTTGCTTAGTTATACCAGAATATAAAGTTGTAGCAGTACGTATGTACAATAAGATTGGCGATCCAGCTGAATATGATTATTTAAGAGATATTAAGAATTTTGGAAATTTAGTAAGTTCCTTATGCAACTAA
- a CDS encoding endonuclease MutS2: MNKMTFEKLQYNELKEIVKSYCVSGLGKKMLDKLKPSSSMKVVKIRLNETTEARAILDAVDHVPFSGVSNIENIIQNLEKGMILDPSELVSVSDFLRGCRKIKMFMLDKEFFAPVLASYSNSMSKFEKVEEKVDFSIKGNSVYSAASKELRQIRRSIKSVEEKIKERLNKFLNSSTNKKYIQEFFISKKDDRYTIPIKASYKNQVSGTIIEVSSKGSTVFIEPNTVTKLNGELARLKAEEAIEEYQILAALSGMILENIYDIKINLDLISQYDMVFAKAKFSKHIEGVEPKLNDFGYIKLVSCKHPLLSGEVVPLNFEIGENYRSLIITGPNAGGKTIVLKTIGLLTLATMSGFHISADKETEISVFENIFVDIGDNQSIENALSTFSSHMKNLSEIMRVSNNNTLLLFDEIGSGTEPNEGSALAISILEEFYHMGCITVATTHYGEIKRFSEMHNDFMNAAMQFNSETLEPKYKLMIGKSGESNALWISKKMNIRENVLQRAKDYMENKEYHLERVNEGKTRKPKIVKEKTQEKYQYKKGDRVKLLDYDDFAIVYKEIDNFYNVVVFYNGEFIEVNVKRLSLEVQAKELYPVGYNLETLFVDHKTRKMQHDIERGSKKALRKIQKEIRKNRG, translated from the coding sequence TTGAATAAGATGACTTTTGAAAAATTGCAATATAACGAGTTAAAAGAAATAGTTAAATCTTATTGTGTAAGTGGATTAGGGAAAAAAATGTTAGATAAATTGAAACCAAGCTCAAGTATGAAAGTAGTTAAAATTCGTTTAAATGAAACGACTGAGGCACGAGCGATATTAGATGCAGTAGATCATGTGCCATTTTCAGGAGTTTCTAACATTGAAAATATCATTCAAAATCTCGAAAAAGGCATGATTCTAGATCCAAGCGAATTGGTTAGTGTATCGGATTTTTTAAGAGGCTGTAGGAAAATTAAAATGTTCATGCTGGATAAAGAGTTTTTTGCACCAGTACTAGCATCGTATTCAAATTCAATGTCCAAATTTGAAAAAGTGGAAGAAAAGGTTGATTTTTCAATCAAAGGAAATAGTGTTTATTCAGCTGCAAGTAAAGAATTAAGACAAATACGAAGAAGTATTAAATCAGTTGAAGAGAAAATTAAAGAGCGCTTAAATAAATTTTTAAATAGTAGTACCAATAAGAAGTATATTCAAGAATTCTTTATTAGTAAGAAAGACGATCGATATACAATTCCAATTAAAGCTTCATATAAAAATCAAGTTTCAGGAACAATTATTGAAGTTTCTTCTAAAGGGTCAACGGTCTTTATAGAACCGAATACAGTTACAAAATTAAACGGAGAACTCGCAAGACTAAAAGCTGAAGAAGCAATAGAGGAATATCAAATATTAGCTGCTTTATCAGGAATGATCTTAGAGAACATTTATGACATCAAAATTAATCTGGATCTTATTAGCCAATATGATATGGTGTTTGCAAAAGCGAAATTCAGCAAACACATTGAAGGAGTGGAGCCCAAATTAAATGATTTTGGGTATATAAAATTAGTTAGCTGCAAACACCCACTTTTATCAGGAGAAGTTGTACCGCTTAATTTTGAAATCGGTGAAAATTATCGTAGCTTAATAATTACAGGACCAAATGCTGGTGGGAAAACGATTGTTCTCAAAACAATTGGATTATTGACTTTGGCGACAATGTCAGGCTTTCACATTAGTGCAGATAAGGAAACAGAAATTTCAGTTTTTGAGAACATCTTCGTAGATATTGGCGACAATCAAAGTATAGAAAATGCACTAAGTACATTTTCATCTCATATGAAAAACCTTTCGGAAATAATGAGGGTATCCAATAATAATACACTTTTACTATTTGATGAAATAGGGAGTGGTACGGAACCGAATGAAGGATCTGCACTTGCGATTTCTATTTTAGAAGAGTTTTATCATATGGGTTGTATTACAGTTGCGACAACTCACTATGGTGAAATTAAACGCTTTTCAGAAATGCATAACGACTTTATGAATGCAGCAATGCAATTTAATAGTGAGACATTGGAACCAAAGTATAAGTTAATGATAGGAAAATCAGGTGAAAGTAATGCTCTTTGGATTTCTAAAAAAATGAATATACGAGAAAATGTACTACAAAGAGCAAAAGATTATATGGAAAATAAAGAGTATCATTTAGAAAGGGTGAATGAAGGTAAAACAAGGAAGCCTAAGATCGTCAAAGAGAAAACCCAAGAGAAGTATCAATATAAAAAAGGAGATCGTGTGAAATTATTAGACTATGATGACTTTGCAATTGTATATAAAGAGATAGACAATTTCTATAATGTTGTCGTGTTCTATAACGGGGAGTTTATTGAAGTAAATGTTAAGCGACTTTCCTTAGAGGTACAGGCGAAGGAATTATATCCAGTAGGATACAATTTAGAAACATTGTTTGTAGATCACAAAACGCGAAAAATGCAGCATGATATAGAGCGTGGTTCGAAAAAAGCACTTCGCAAAATTCAAAAAGAAATAAGAAAGAACAGAGGTTGA
- a CDS encoding sensor histidine kinase, translating to MNKILIKNIVLFLFPVLIPVFILGSFAIIITDKYMKESITTNNLNLLQQLDQQTSLVLNDMHLLHLDYNWNPEIILSLQNILDSEYLTLQQKRNLEYGEGTLRRKEIATPYIHSIYIYYMNDKDRVLTSRAGVTSISSMHDTEWLEEFDNSSKREELWMRTRSISEFSFESPEPVISIYKNIFKSSAQHVEGIIVLNIYQSYFKDLINELNHYQDQNIFVLDENQQKLYENTTSNSIDPAELDLTNQQDAYSIRLDGNTYIVHQLFSDEYQLRYISVIEDNIIYSIPNQLRWFTLLFVLLSLILGATTIYYLSQKNAKHVHKIISTLNTTSEHGEWTKKLSFKDNEYQLIVQRILKNYVTQSNLEKELKENKYQLQSAELLALQNQINPHFLSNTLTIIYWRAMALTGQPNKVTKMVETLTDILHFSLRIKQHTVTLAEEIHHTQNYIDIIKIRSDHPISIIWDYDEKLLNKQVLKFMLQPIIENSLSHGVDHQSNQELTIKIKIQAVEEENIHVTVIDSGKGISKENLHTLREGIPSELLSTKHIGLANINKRLDLIFNGRYTFIIRSKERWGTSITIIHPIKN from the coding sequence ATGAATAAAATATTAATTAAAAACATAGTCCTCTTTTTATTTCCTGTTTTAATACCGGTATTCATACTCGGATCATTTGCTATTATTATTACCGACAAATATATGAAAGAATCAATTACAACCAATAACCTGAATCTACTACAGCAATTAGACCAACAAACAAGTCTCGTTCTAAACGACATGCACTTATTACACTTAGACTATAATTGGAATCCAGAAATAATCCTATCACTTCAAAATATACTAGACTCTGAGTATTTAACGCTTCAACAGAAGCGAAACTTAGAATACGGTGAAGGCACATTACGACGAAAAGAAATAGCAACCCCTTATATTCATTCCATATATATTTATTATATGAATGATAAAGATCGTGTACTCACATCTAGAGCTGGTGTTACTTCCATCAGCTCCATGCATGATACGGAATGGTTGGAAGAGTTCGATAATTCCTCTAAGCGGGAAGAGTTATGGATGAGAACACGAAGCATTTCTGAGTTTTCATTTGAATCACCTGAGCCGGTCATATCGATTTACAAAAATATTTTCAAATCGAGCGCACAACATGTGGAAGGTATTATTGTATTAAATATATACCAAAGCTATTTTAAAGATTTAATAAATGAATTAAATCATTATCAAGATCAAAATATCTTCGTCTTAGACGAAAACCAGCAGAAACTATATGAAAATACAACGAGCAATAGCATAGATCCTGCTGAATTAGATTTAACTAATCAACAAGATGCCTATTCAATAAGGTTAGATGGAAACACATATATTGTCCATCAGCTATTCTCTGACGAATATCAACTTCGGTATATCTCGGTAATTGAAGACAACATTATCTATTCTATCCCTAATCAATTAAGATGGTTTACATTATTATTTGTCCTATTATCATTGATATTAGGAGCAACAACCATTTATTATTTATCACAAAAAAACGCAAAACACGTTCACAAAATTATCTCTACCTTAAATACCACTAGTGAACATGGAGAGTGGACGAAGAAATTGTCCTTTAAAGACAACGAATATCAACTTATTGTGCAAAGGATCTTAAAAAATTATGTGACCCAAAGCAATTTAGAAAAGGAACTAAAAGAAAACAAGTACCAGCTACAATCCGCTGAATTGTTAGCACTTCAAAATCAAATTAATCCGCACTTTTTGTCTAATACATTAACTATCATCTATTGGCGAGCCATGGCATTAACAGGACAACCAAATAAAGTGACAAAGATGGTAGAAACATTAACAGATATTCTTCATTTTTCTTTACGAATCAAGCAACATACTGTGACATTAGCTGAGGAAATACATCACACACAGAATTATATTGACATTATTAAAATACGTTCGGATCATCCTATTTCAATCATTTGGGATTACGACGAAAAGCTTTTGAATAAACAAGTACTAAAATTCATGTTACAACCTATTATTGAAAATAGCTTGTCACATGGGGTAGACCATCAATCGAATCAAGAACTAACCATTAAAATAAAAATTCAAGCTGTAGAGGAAGAAAATATCCATGTTACGGTTATTGATAGCGGAAAGGGCATTTCGAAAGAGAATCTGCATACATTAAGAGAAGGTATTCCATCCGAATTATTGTCAACAAAGCATATCGGCTTAGCGAATATTAATAAGCGACTTGATCTAATATTTAATGGTCGCTATACATTTATCATCCGTAGTAAGGAAAGATGGGGAACTTCTATTACTATCATTCATCCAATCAAGAATTGA
- a CDS encoding response regulator transcription factor — protein MYKILLVDDEKEIRYGLKNYFPWSHLGFEIIHDCENGKKALEYISDNPIDVLLTDIRMPVIDGLGLAKQIYQKHNQIHTVILSGYQDFQYAKEAMKFGVVDYIVKPGKYEEMQEVFSHLKKKLDTCLTIHSTKGTGNYSDNIIDTIKKYVENNYANISLGDLANLCKMSPNYLSTFFKEKTGTNFSSYLTEIRMKKASQMLNDFDYKTYEISNLVGYSNPKNFTRTFKKYYGITPREYRQTSNHQAEIR, from the coding sequence GTGTACAAAATTTTACTAGTGGATGATGAGAAAGAAATTCGTTATGGTCTTAAAAACTATTTTCCGTGGAGTCATCTAGGCTTTGAAATTATTCATGATTGTGAAAATGGTAAAAAAGCGCTTGAATATATATCCGATAATCCAATTGATGTTTTATTAACAGATATCCGAATGCCTGTGATAGACGGTCTTGGTCTTGCGAAACAGATTTATCAAAAACATAATCAGATTCACACCGTTATCTTAAGTGGTTATCAAGATTTTCAATATGCAAAGGAAGCCATGAAATTTGGGGTGGTTGACTATATTGTTAAACCAGGTAAATATGAGGAGATGCAAGAGGTATTCTCCCATTTGAAGAAGAAATTAGATACGTGCTTAACCATTCACTCGACAAAAGGGACTGGTAATTATTCGGATAATATTATTGATACCATAAAGAAATATGTAGAAAATAACTATGCTAACATATCACTAGGAGATCTAGCTAATCTATGCAAAATGTCGCCAAATTATTTAAGTACTTTTTTCAAGGAAAAGACAGGTACTAATTTTTCCTCTTATTTAACTGAAATCAGAATGAAAAAAGCGTCACAAATGCTAAATGACTTTGACTATAAGACGTATGAAATCAGTAATCTTGTCGGTTATAGCAATCCAAAAAATTTCACCAGAACGTTTAAGAAATATTATGGCATAACACCGAGAGAGTACCGCCAAACAAGCAACCACCAAGCTGAAATACGATGA
- a CDS encoding YesL family protein, translating into MSMEKLTDIVRIFCIHLLKLVYLNMLWFLFTIFGIILFGIIPATLAVCKVQHHLLTEKHVPSIGRLFWETYRSHFFKVNQLAIVLGSIGFIIYFDIQFFMDQEGLWSYVVSVCFYIISVWFMITLLYIFPTYLHYQLSLFGYIKYSFIVGMLNPIKTIGFSIAIVGVVYLSLAFPQLLFSIGISLTLFIVMIIGNHAIDNIHVLKESFSN; encoded by the coding sequence ATGAGTATGGAAAAGTTAACGGATATTGTAAGGATTTTCTGTATTCACCTCTTAAAACTAGTTTATTTAAATATGTTATGGTTCCTTTTTACGATTTTCGGCATTATCCTATTTGGGATCATCCCTGCAACATTGGCGGTTTGTAAAGTGCAACATCATCTATTAACAGAAAAACATGTCCCATCTATAGGTAGACTATTTTGGGAGACGTATAGATCACATTTCTTTAAGGTGAATCAGTTAGCAATTGTACTAGGATCGATTGGTTTCATTATTTATTTTGATATACAGTTTTTTATGGATCAAGAAGGTCTTTGGAGTTACGTCGTTAGTGTATGTTTTTATATTATTTCTGTTTGGTTCATGATTACGTTGTTGTATATTTTCCCAACTTATTTACATTATCAACTAAGTCTTTTCGGTTATATTAAATATTCTTTTATTGTAGGTATGTTAAATCCTATCAAAACAATTGGCTTTTCAATAGCGATTGTCGGTGTGGTATATCTGTCATTAGCATTCCCACAGCTATTATTCTCAATAGGAATAAGCTTAACATTATTTATTGTCATGATTATCGGGAATCATGCTATCGATAATATTCATGTATTGAAAGAGAGTTTCAGTAATTAA
- a CDS encoding ABC transporter substrate-binding protein yields the protein MTKKWHYLFFVFVMTGLLVACSSSDSASETDGDSSNKVELRMLWWGSQDRHDRTLEVIDLYMEENPHVTISAEFTGWDGYWEKMATQAAGGNLPDIVQMDYKYLAEYAGKGLLADLNPYVESDALDLSDVEDTYIDGGIIDDKLYAVNIGANAHAIVVDNAMFEEAGIDPLEPGYTWEELKEKAKELSDNLGDNVYGVHPGAGVMGFKHYLRQHDQWLYSEDGTELGYDDDQLLVDYLQITVDMLKSGAAAPPDVFMTAGTNVEQFPIVNEETAIVMDIHSNQITAIESGAGRPLDLMLQPSLEGGELGHYIKPGQFFSVAESSEQQEEAAKFISFFTNNIEANEILNAERGVPIAGAVREHLKENASDAGRKMFEYVELAQEHSREIDPPDPQGSTEIESLFANEVQDPIYYGEVTPEEAAENFRKKASEILAKD from the coding sequence ATGACAAAAAAATGGCATTATTTATTTTTTGTTTTTGTTATGACTGGTTTATTAGTCGCATGTAGTTCGAGTGATTCTGCGTCTGAAACAGATGGAGATAGTAGTAATAAAGTAGAATTACGAATGCTCTGGTGGGGGTCACAAGATAGGCATGATCGTACGTTAGAAGTAATTGATTTATACATGGAAGAAAATCCACATGTAACGATTTCTGCAGAATTTACTGGTTGGGATGGTTATTGGGAGAAGATGGCAACACAAGCTGCTGGTGGCAACTTACCTGATATCGTCCAAATGGATTATAAATATTTAGCGGAATATGCTGGGAAAGGATTGTTAGCAGATTTAAACCCATACGTAGAAAGTGATGCGCTCGATTTAAGTGATGTGGAAGATACGTATATTGATGGTGGAATCATTGATGATAAGTTATATGCAGTGAATATTGGTGCCAACGCACATGCGATTGTGGTAGACAATGCGATGTTTGAAGAAGCAGGCATAGATCCACTAGAGCCAGGCTATACATGGGAAGAATTGAAAGAAAAGGCAAAAGAGCTTTCTGATAACTTAGGTGATAATGTGTATGGTGTCCATCCGGGTGCAGGCGTCATGGGATTTAAACATTATTTAAGACAACATGATCAATGGTTATACAGTGAAGATGGAACAGAACTTGGTTATGATGATGATCAATTATTAGTAGATTACTTACAGATTACCGTAGATATGTTGAAATCGGGAGCAGCAGCTCCACCTGATGTGTTTATGACAGCCGGTACAAATGTGGAACAATTTCCGATTGTAAATGAAGAAACAGCGATCGTCATGGATATTCACAGTAATCAAATCACCGCCATTGAATCAGGAGCCGGAAGACCATTAGATTTAATGCTTCAGCCTAGTTTAGAAGGTGGCGAACTCGGTCATTATATTAAGCCTGGTCAATTCTTTTCTGTAGCGGAAAGTTCAGAACAACAAGAAGAAGCTGCAAAATTTATTAGTTTCTTTACTAATAATATTGAAGCAAATGAAATATTAAATGCAGAAAGAGGAGTACCAATCGCAGGAGCGGTTCGTGAACACTTAAAGGAAAATGCATCTGATGCAGGTAGAAAAATGTTTGAGTATGTAGAGTTAGCACAAGAGCACAGTCGTGAAATTGACCCCCCGGATCCACAAGGTTCTACAGAAATTGAATCATTATTTGCAAATGAAGTGCAAGATCCGATTTATTATGGTGAAGTAACTCCTGAAGAAGCAGCCGAGAATTTCAGAAAGAAAGCATCTGAAATATTAGCTAAAGATTAA
- a CDS encoding carbohydrate ABC transporter permease: MPEQADVAKYNSKSDKLHKQWKVDLIGFAFIAPWLIGFLGFIIGPMIASLYFSFTNYDLLSSPTWIGLDNYINMFTNDSRFWQAIKVTFIFVFGSVPLKLAFALFVAMLFNTKRRGVGLYRTLYYVPSILGGSVAIAVVWKQLFGRDGAINDILSLFGIPSVSWVTSPDFALSTLIILVVWQFGSPMLIFLAGLKAIPAELYEAAAVDGASPLHQFIKITIPMLSPVIFFNLVMQTIQGFMAFTQSFLITEGGPMDRTLFYAVYLYEKAFAHFDMGYASALAWILLLICGIFTAFIFRTAKSWVYYESEGGK; this comes from the coding sequence ATGCCAGAGCAGGCTGATGTAGCGAAATATAACAGTAAGAGTGACAAGCTGCATAAACAATGGAAGGTCGATTTGATTGGGTTTGCGTTTATTGCACCATGGTTAATTGGCTTTTTAGGTTTTATTATAGGGCCTATGATCGCATCCTTGTATTTTTCTTTTACTAATTATGATTTATTATCTTCACCTACGTGGATTGGATTAGATAATTACATAAATATGTTTACAAATGATAGTAGATTTTGGCAAGCAATAAAGGTAACATTTATCTTTGTCTTTGGTAGTGTTCCTCTTAAATTAGCCTTTGCCTTATTTGTGGCGATGTTATTTAATACAAAACGTCGAGGCGTAGGGTTATATCGAACGTTATACTATGTGCCCTCTATTCTTGGAGGAAGTGTAGCGATAGCGGTAGTGTGGAAGCAACTGTTTGGTCGTGATGGTGCGATCAATGATATTTTATCATTGTTTGGGATTCCTTCGGTTAGTTGGGTAACGAGCCCTGACTTTGCACTTTCCACACTAATCATTTTAGTTGTTTGGCAATTCGGCTCACCAATGCTTATTTTTTTAGCTGGTTTGAAAGCGATACCGGCAGAATTGTATGAAGCAGCAGCTGTTGATGGAGCTAGTCCGCTTCACCAATTTATCAAAATAACAATTCCTATGTTATCGCCAGTTATCTTCTTTAATTTAGTGATGCAGACGATTCAAGGGTTTATGGCATTTACACAAAGCTTCTTGATTACGGAAGGTGGACCAATGGATCGTACATTATTCTATGCTGTGTATTTATATGAGAAAGCTTTTGCCCATTTTGATATGGGGTATGCATCCGCATTAGCTTGGATATTATTATTAATTTGTGGTATCTTTACGGCATTTATCTTTCGTACAGCTAAAAGCTGGGTCTATTACGAATCGGAAGGAGGTAAATAA
- a CDS encoding carbohydrate ABC transporter permease encodes MKRQKNLKTLIYHGSIWVLGLFMIYPILWTIASSLKPENEIFRNAASLIPSEIRWGNYLQGWEGFGDLSFATFFINSTFVTTMVVIGTLLSSTLVAFGFARVNFRFRMPLFVCMIITLMLPQQVTLIPQYILFHKLGWVNTYLPLIVPAFIGGIPFFIFLMIQFIRGIPRELDEAAYMDGCSTFGIFWRVILPLTTPALATVAIFSFYWTWDDFMTPLVYLNDTKLYTVALGLQMFSDPASLSAWGPMFAMSVASIIPQLLVFLFFQKYLVEGITAGGVKG; translated from the coding sequence ATGAAAAGACAGAAAAATCTCAAAACACTTATTTATCACGGATCAATTTGGGTATTAGGTCTGTTTATGATTTATCCCATATTGTGGACCATTGCGAGTTCCTTGAAACCTGAAAATGAAATATTTCGCAATGCAGCATCCTTAATTCCTTCAGAAATTAGATGGGGCAATTATTTACAAGGGTGGGAAGGGTTTGGTGATCTTAGCTTTGCCACTTTTTTCATTAACTCGACATTTGTAACTACAATGGTCGTGATCGGGACCTTATTATCATCGACATTAGTTGCTTTTGGATTTGCAAGGGTGAACTTCCGATTTCGAATGCCATTATTTGTATGTATGATTATTACGTTAATGTTACCTCAACAAGTAACGTTAATCCCCCAATATATTTTATTCCATAAACTTGGTTGGGTAAATACTTACTTACCGTTAATTGTGCCGGCATTTATTGGTGGGATTCCATTTTTTATCTTTTTAATGATTCAGTTTATCCGTGGTATCCCTCGTGAATTGGATGAAGCGGCATATATGGATGGTTGTAGTACGTTCGGGATATTTTGGCGTGTGATCTTACCTTTAACGACGCCTGCTTTAGCGACGGTTGCGATCTTTTCTTTCTACTGGACTTGGGATGATTTTATGACACCATTAGTTTATTTGAATGATACGAAACTATATACTGTTGCGTTAGGTTTGCAGATGTTTTCCGATCCTGCATCTTTATCTGCTTGGGGACCAATGTTTGCGATGTCTGTGGCATCGATTATTCCGCAGTTACTAGTATTTTTATTCTTTCAAAAATATTTAGTAGAAGGAATTACAGCTGGTGGTGTCAAGGGATAA